The genomic region CAGTCCAGGATGTGGACCAGAATCAGCCCGTGTCAAATATTCAGACCATGGACGACGTTATAGGGAAATTTGTCGCGCCGCGCCGTTTCAAGCTAGTCCTGGTAGGGATCTTCGCGATATTGGCGCTGGTGCTCAGCGCGGTCGGGCTTTATGGCATCGTTTCCTACTCGGTTGCCGAACGGACGCACGAAATCGGAGTCCGGATGGCATTAGGGGCGCAAAAGGGAGATGTTCTCCAAATGGTCATACGGGAAGGCCTCACGCCAGCCCTGCTCGGCGTCGCCGTTGGTGTTGTGGGTGCACTCGCGCTCACGCGCTTCTTGTCGAGCCTGCTTTATGGCGTCGCGCCCACAGATCCGCTGACATTCGTCGCCGTCTCACTCATCCTGATCGCCGTGGCGCTGGCGGCCTGCTACATCCCAGCCCGTCGCGCCACGAAAGTTGATCCTATGGTGGCGCTCAGATACGAATAGGGCAGTGGTAAGTGAGTAGTGGTTAGTGACAAGCAACAACCGAAACATGGGTGTGAGATAGCGGCGGGTTTATCCCGCCATCGTTAACTGCGGATTTACGATCAGAGAGGCGGTCGCCATGCGACGGACACGAGCAACGTTGATTCGTTTTAGTGGCTTTCTCCGCCGGCGGCGCGAGCGGGAGCTGGACGAAGAACTCCGAGCGCATCTGGCCATGGCCGTCCGCGAGCGGATCGAGCAGGGCGAAGACCCTGCCGCAGCCGAAGCAAACGCGCGGCGCGAGTTCGGCAACGTCCCTCTGGTGAAAGACGTCACGCGCGACCAGTGGGGCTGGGGCTGGCTCGAAACCTTGCTGCAGGATGTGCACTACGGCGTCCGCCAACTCCGCCGCAACCCGGGATTCAGCCTGGCGGCGATTGCCATTGCGGCGCTGGGGATTGCAGCCACCTGTGTTGTCTTCAGCTTTGCAGAAGCGGCGATATTCGGCGCCTTACCTTACGAGAACTCTTCGGGCCTGGTGGAAGTTGGCATGACCGACCTGAAGAACTATCCTGGCTGGAGTGGGGTTCCGGTTCCGGCCTTTTTAAGCTGGCGCGACCACGCCGGCAGCATTGGACAGTTTGTAGCCAAGGGTTCGCGTTTCAACAGCAAGACACTGGTTGGCGGCGCTGAGCCGGTTCAGGTGTTCGACAACCAGATCTCCGAAGGAACTTTTCAGTTGCTGGGCGCGCGGCCGCTCATGGGCCGGGATTTCACGTCACACGACTACAATTCCGGTGGAAGTCGTGCAGCTATCCTGAGCTATCCACTGTGGCAGCAACTGTTCAACGGCCGTTCTGACGCCATCGGCAGATCGATCACGCTGGATGGCGTTGGATACATCATCCTGGGAATCATGCCGCCCGGCTTTCAGCTTCCCGAGTCTTCTGCGGCGTTGCAGCCGGCCTGCTGGACTCCGCTGATCTTCGACGCAAAACAGAAGTCTGACACTGGAAATTTTTCCCTGACCGTCTGGTCGCGATTGAGGCCGGGAATTTCCAGCGAGAAGGCCCTGGCGGCGCTGAGTGTATCAGCTCTTCAGGTTGTGAACCCGACGGGCGCGCGCAAAAAATCGGACTGGCGCATTCAGGTGACGCCGTTGATGGACAAGTTGATCGACCACTGGCGGTCGATTCTGATCTTCCTCTTCGGCGCCGCAGGATTTCTCCTGGCCATCGCCTGCGCCAACGTGGCCAATCTGCTGATGGCACGGGCCAGCACACGTCAGAAGGAGATTGCCGTCCGTACGGCCATCGGCGCAAGCCGCGCGCGTGTGATTCGCCAACTGCTGACCGAATGCCTAATCCTGAGTGGGGTTGCGGGCGCAGTAGGAATTCTGCTGGCGCACTGGGGAATTGGGCTGGTACGCGGGCTGCTGCCCCGTGCGCTCGACACAGCCAACTTCCAGCAGATGGGTCTTGATCCGCGAACCCTGGCGGCCACAGTGGCCGTATCAGTGGCGGTGGGGGTTGTTTTCGGCCTCGCGCCTGCTTTCCAAGCTTCGAAGGTTGATCTGGTCGAGTCACTTAAAGAAAGGCGCGCGAACGCGGTCCCGCGTAGAGGGCGGTGGAACCCACAGAGTGTGCTCGTCGTCGCTGAGGTCGCGCTGTCGTTAATTCTGCTGACGGGAGCGGCATTGATGTTGCGCAGTTTCCTGAAACTTGAGGGCGTTGAGCCCGGATTCAATCCACAGGAGACGTTGACCATGCGCGTGCTGCTGCCTAAATACCGCTACCCCAAACTCGAGGATCAGATCGAAGCATACCAACAAGTTCTCCGAAAGGTTAATGCGCTGCCAGGGATCCAATCGGCCGCTCTTGTAAGTCCGCTTCCTCTGGTTGGATTTCATAGCACGGTTGTGATGGCCGCGCAGCCCGGAATGTCGAACATCCCTGAGAACGGCAGTATTGGTAGCGATTTTCACGCGGTGAGTCCGGGATACTTCAAAACGATGGGTATTTCCCTGTTGCGCGGCCGCTTCTTTACGGACCAGGATACCCAGGATTCGGAGGGAGTTGCTATTGTTGACAAGGCTTTCGTGGACCGCTACTGGCCGGGTCAGAATCCCGTGGGAAAGCTATTTTATCCCGCCTATCCGAAGACGACTCCGGCGGTGCGCGTGGTCGGCGAAGTGGACGGCGTGAGAGACCTGGCGCTGGCGGACAAGCCGCGCCCGGAATTGTACAATCCCTTCACGCAATACTTTCTGGCCGCGTTCGCAGGGACGCTGGTTGTGAAGACTAGCACACCGGCAAGCGCGTCAGTTGAGATGGAAAGGGTCATCCATTCGGTTGACCCTGAGGCGCCTATCTCCCAGATCGAAACAATGCAGGAGGTGCTCGGGAAGAGCGTCGCGGAGAAACGCTTGTACCTGACCTTGGTGGGCGTTTTTGCCGTGCTCGCATTGTTGCTGGCCGCCGCCGGCATTGCCGGGACGGTTTCCTATGCCGTCAGCCGGCGAAAGCACGAGGTGGGGATCCGTATGGCGCTGGGCGCCCGGCGCTCGCATGTGCTCTCAATGATATTGGGCCAGTTCGCAGCGCTTGTGGCGGTGGGGATTGCGCTTGGAGTGGCGGGGTCGCTGGTGCTTACGCGATTCATCGCCAGCCAGCTTTACGGTGTAAGTCCCACCGATCCGGCTACGTTTATTGCCGTCTCGATGCTTCTGACTGCTGTGGCGCTCGTGGCTTGTTACATCCCAGCTCGCCGGGCGGCAAAGGTCGATCCCATGGTGGCGCTGAGATACGAGTGAGGCAGTGGTAAGTGGTAAGTGATGAGTGCCGAGTGAAGAGCAAAAACGGAGGCACGCTGTAGCGGCGCGTTTACCGCGCCATCGCCCATCTGGCGGCGTAAAGCCGCCGCTACAGAAGGGCGTCGGCCGTCGCAAACCGACCCACTGGTGGCGCTACGGCATGGGCAGTGGATAGTGGATGGTGGTTCGTGATGGGCGATTACAAACTCTGAAGATGAGCGCGGAGACAGCGAGGCAATGGCAGAGTTATTCCCGATATTCCTGAAACTGAACGGACGGAAGGCTCTGGTGGTAGGCGGAGGGAAAATGGCCGCCGTGCGCGTGAGGCAGTTGATCAGCGCGGGGGCCAGGGTCACGGTCGTTTCGCCGAAGGCCGGAAGCGAAATCGAGAGGCTGGCTAAGGCAAAATCGCTGGTTCTCGTCCGCCGGGGATTTAAGCGGACTGACCTCAGCCGACGCTACTTTATCGTGATCGCGGCAACCAATGACCTCAAAACCCAGCAGGCTGTTTTTGAGGCGGCGGAGCGCCTTGGCGTCCTTTGCAATGTTGTGGACAAACCGGACTCCTGCAACTTTTATATGCCGGCAATTGTCCAGCGCGGCGACCTGAAAATTGCCATCAGCACAAGCGGACGGAGTCCCGCGCTGGCTGCAAAGCTCCGGCGATACATCGAGGAAGCCGTACCGGAAAACGCTGCCGATTTGACTGAGATAGTGGGCCGCCTGCGCTCGAAACTGCGGCTGGAGATCCCCGGCGACCTGGCTACCCAGAAGAAGCTGGTGGACGAGTTCGTCGAGACGGCACTGAAGAAGAGGCGCGTCCGGCAGGGTCTGCGGGCGAGGTTTTTCTAGCGCCCCAGGCTGGCCGGCATGGGGCTAATCACCCCCGGTGGCCTGCGCCTCAGCGGCAGACGGCGGGTCCAAAATCGGCGCCCCGCGTCCTCCGCTCGTCTGCAAATTTTCCTATCTGACGAGTATTCCTTTCGCACTCCTTAGTTTCAGTTTTTCCATGGCCTGTACATATGTTGCTGATTCTAATAGACCTGACCCAAAGTACAGGCATGGAACTCAACGTGCGAAACGTAGGGAGGGGAAAGCCCTGCCAGCCTGGTTAAAATAACTCCACATACCGGAGTTGTCTCTGGCAGGGCCCGGAGGAGGGTCTATGGGTCCAGTTAAAGAGAAGTGGAGCGTAGAGTACGCACACCCAGAGTACACGCCACCGATTGATGACACTGAAATACATTCTTCAGGGGAGTGGGACGGTGATCAGTCCATCGATTCGGTGGTCTCTCACAGACGGGGGACGGCAGGTTTGTGGACCGCGCTGGCGGTCCTTGCGGTGGCGCTGGCCGTTATGGCGGCCTATGGCTATTCTGTGATCAGCCAGCATAACTCCGAGCTTTCGGGGTTGTCCGGGCGCATGGGAGCGATTGGGGAGCTTCGCGCGCGGGCGGCCAAAGTTGAGGAAGGCTTCAACGATTGGCGTGCCAAACAAGCAGGTTTGGCCGCCCAGATTCAGAAGATGGATGCTGATTGGCGGTCCGGGTTGGACGATGCCCGCCAGCGCGCAGCCGCGATGGTGGGGAGTGCCGCTCAAAAAGAGAACAGGGATCTGAATCTGCGCACAGCCGCGCTGAACGCCCATATCAACGAGATCATTTCGCAGCAGCAGGCGCAACAGGTCCAAGTCGCGCAGCTTGAAAGTGAGCTGGCGAATACACGTCAGGAGTTGGCCGCCACCCGAGCAGCTTACAACCGCGAACTTGCGGACGTCCGCCAGCAGCAGGTGGTAAGCCAGCAGGCAGTTGCGTCCCTCGATAATCAGCTCTCAACGAGCCTGGTGGATTTCGAAGTCGCGAAGAACCGCGACGAGGAGATTGTGCAAGGAGTGTCCGTACACCTGGGCGGGACGGACCTCGCACATCAAAAGTTCCGCGGGTGGATCTGGCTTGCCGGAAGCGGGCGCAGGATATGGGTCCATGACCAGCCGGCGGCGCTTCCCGTTACGTTTTACCCCAAACCCGACGGGCTGGCGTATGAATTAGTCGTAACGAAGGTGAAGTCGAACGAAATTGCCGGCTATCTCCTCGTGCCGAGCATCTCAAACACCCAGCAGGCAAATGTCGCTTCCAACGGTAAGCCCATGAGCAGGTTGGGGGAAGGGGGGTTTTAGCGCAATATAAATAAAGGACCGCAATATACCTGCCAAATCGCCGTTCTTCTGGCCATCCTAAAAGCCGAATACTGAAAAACTTGGAGTGGAAGTGTGGAATTTCTCCCTTGAGCCTTCCCTTTGACCCAGAAGGTTGTACAATGTAACGCGGCGCGGGGGACTGCCAACCTCGCTGTGTGGAACAACCATCGGACGCTCCCCCCGGATGTCGTGGATTTAGCATCCGGAGTGCGGGTCCCGAGGACTTGGAGAGGTACTGAAGGTTTTCAGGGCATTGGGTACAGAGGTTCGAACCGCTAAGCATTTTCTTTCCCGGTACTTCCGATACATCGCCGTCGTCGGGGGCGGGTCCCGCACCTCAAGGATCATCAGTGCAGTCGCGCTGGCCTTCGCGCTGATACCCAGCGTAGGCGTACGGGCCGCGGCTGCCACGGCGCCCGCTGAGGAGGTCCACCCTCTCCGCAGGATTGACAATGACCTGCTGGATGATATTTCACGCCGTTCCTTCCGCTATTTCTGGCAAAACACTGATCCTCGAACTGGACTGATCCTGGACCGCGCGCGCTTTGACGGCAGGCCCGAAGAGGAGTCCTGGCGTAAAAACGTCGCGAGTATTGCCGCAACGGGTTTTGGCTTGACGGCATACTGCATCGCCGCCGATCATCGCTGGATAAGCCCCGATCGGGCCAGCTATCGCATCCGCACGGCTTTGCGTTTCTTTGCCTATCACGCTCAGCAGAAACATGGGTGGTTTTACCATTTCCTTGACGCCACCACAGGGAAAAGGGCATGGAAAAGTGAGGTTTCATCAATCGACACCGCGCTGCTGCTGTCGGGAATTCTGACCGCGAGGCAGGCCTTTCCTGATGATCCCGAAATCGTCCGGCTGGCGAACTTGATTTATCACCGTGTGGATTTCCCGTGGATGCTTGACGGCGACCCCTTAATACTATCGCACGGCTGGAAACCGGAGACAGGCTTCCTCCCGTACGGCTGGGACACGTACAGCGAAGCGGGGATCCTCTACGCATTGGCGATTGGGTCGCCGACGCACCCCATTCCTCCAGACTCCTGGTTCGGCTGGAAGCTTCCGATTGTTCACGCTGGTGGCTATGCCTATATCGGCGGAGGCCCTCTTTTTATTCAGCAATATTCTCAGGCATGGCTGGACCTCAGGAACCGCAGCTACAGGGAGGTTCCGGTGGAAGATCGGGTCGTTCCGCGCGTGAACGTCCTCGAAAATGCGATAGTGGCCACGCGGGCCCAGCAGGCACTGGGGATTGATCTCTCACAACGGTACCGCGGGTATTCGTCGAGAGTATGGGGCATCACGGCGTCTGACAGCGCGAAGGGCTATGTCGCGTGGGGAGGCTCAGCCAACGATTCCCGAATCGATGGCACAGTTGTTCCCAGCGCCGCCGCCGGCTCCGCCATGTTTGCTCCTGACATCTGCATTCCTGCATTGCGGGCCATGCTGCTGCAATATGGCCGGAAGGTTTATGGACGATACGGCTTTGCCGATGCGTTCAATCCCACGACGGGATGGGTCAGCCGCTACGTCATCGGGATCGACGTCGGCATCACGCTTCTCAGCGCTGAAGACCTGCGCACGGGAAACGTGTGGCGATGGTTCATGGGCAACGCTGACGTTGAACGGGCCCTGGACATGATCGGGCTTGTGCCGGACCCGCCGGTTGAGGGGCGGCAACTGAGCAAAGCGATCGCTGATACCCGGGAAGGGACTGCCGACCCGCAGAAGCGAACGCCACCCACGAACGCAGACGTGGATGCAGAAATCCGTGTAGGCACCCGGCACCAGATCCCCGCTTCGGCGTTTAAATTCAAGATTCCTATCCCTCCACGGCAAACAGAATAAGGTCTGTGTTCACCTCAGAATAGCCGATAGCCGGGCTACGCGTCCGCCAGGGGTTGGAGGCCGGTTCTCCAGTCGAGGTTCTCTACATCCTTGGCCGGGAAGCACGGGTGGCTTCCGCACTCACCCTGACTCGTGGGCCGGTTCTGCAAGGGCACTTCGCGTCGAGGTTTCCTTCCCCGGAATTTGCGGAGATCGCTTCCAAGGGTTTGCCGGTTCGAGCTGTTCGGGCGCTGCGCGAGGGACCTTTTCATGCAGGAGAAGCTCAGTCGCCATCACCTGGCTTTCCAGGTGAAACCACCTTTGCAGAGAAGACCTGGTGAGCAGGTTACAGACTGCCAGCAGGCTCATCCCCTGATGATGGGCCATCCAACATCGAACCAGTTCGCCCTCTGCCGTTCCACTCGTGCGGCTGTCAGAGTAATCAGTGGATTCGAAGAAGCCGAGTCGGCCGAACCAGCCCTTTTCCCACATCAACTTTAAGTTACGAACGGCGGACGTGGAGTCAACCAGCAGTGCCAGGAAGCTTGCGTAGGGAGCAATGACGATATCTTCTAATGCATTCGGGTCCACAGCCAGGCCAGGCAGACCAAATGCCGCATATTGGTAAATGCCTTTGTGGTCCCGGGCGCTGAAGGCCGCTTCTGAAATGCCCCAGGGAACCTTTCTCCTCCTCGCGTATTTCTGCTGGCAGAGCACCGCCGAGTGCATGCCCTCGTCCAGCATCGTGCCCGAATGCGAGCGCATCCAGAGCAAGGGCATCAGGTACTCGAACATGGTCCCACTCCATGAGACCAATACCGGCGTGCCTTCTTCAAGGGTTTGCGTCCTCCCCAGGTGAAACCAGGCTTCCTGCCTGATGTCGCCTTTAGCAATCGCAATAAAAGTGGCAGTTCGGGCTTCGGAAGCGAGCAGGTCATAAACGGCTGTTGTATGCTGCTGGGCCTCGACATCGTACCCAACGTGCAGAAGTCTCCTTTTCTGGTCGTAGAGAAATCGGAAGTCCATTTCTCTTAGAAGTTCCTCGGCCTCGCCCGCGAGGCGCTGAAGCCTGGCGGAAAGATTTGTGGCTCGATCGAGGCTGGCCCTGAGAAGTGAGGATAGAGATCTCACGCTATCTGTGGCGCCGGGTGTGCCGGATTCCGGTGACCGGTCGTTCAGCTCTCGTTCCATCTGCGGCAGGACCGCGGGCAGTGAAGCCAGAGAGACATCGTGCCCCGGACTGTCCAAATGAAGCTGCCTGTACTCTTGCAAGAGCCAGGGCGCCAGAGTTTTTACGCTGGTCTGCACGTTTTCGATCCGCGCAAGCGTTTCCGACAGCCACCATGACAGGTCGTCTGCCGAGCCCTGGTCGCCACTTTCGCCATCCGGTCGGTTGCTGCAAAGTGCATCCATGACAGCTTGAATTTCCTTGTGAAGGCCGGGCAGGGACCAGGTCCAATCCGAAGCGTTTTCTCCGGCTCGATCGGCCCATGAGACTACCTCCTGGATGCGCAATACAACTTCCGGCGCCAGGGTCTTCTGATGGGCTATTTGCTGAATGAGCGAAAGATGGTCGCGGATGCCCTGGCATAGCTCTCTCGAGAGAAGTGGCTCGTTTACGAGCCCGAGGCATGCCTGCTTCAGGGTCCACAGGCAGGCCGCGAGGTTTCCGCTGTCCACCGTCGAAACGAATTTTGGAGGAAGCGGGTCAAGCGTATGCAGGTCATACCAGTTGAGAAAATGCCCGTTGAACCGAGAAAGACGTTTTGCAGAATTGATCGTTTGTTCGGTTTGCTCGATCAGCTCGGTGAGTGTGAGATAGCCAAGGTGGTGGGCTGCCAGGCGCGCGTTCAACAGAATTCCGAGGTTTGTGGGCGACAACACGTTCATTACTGCAGGGGGTTCCTGCTGAACGCGGTCGGGTATCAGCCAGTGAACTCCGGCATTGCTGAACTCCCGGAAGTACCTCCAAGTGGAGAGGGACGCAATCCTCAGGAAGGCGACGTCCTGTGGCTCCAAAGGTTTCGTGCGTCTGCGGGGCGGGTGGTTAATCCATTCCGTGAACACAGGGGCAAGCAACCAGAGGCCCAGTATGGGTGCGGCCGCCGGCAATGCAGGAGGCCGGAGAAATGCCAGGGAGATGCCCGTTGCCAGGGCGAACCACGGGGTGAACGCCAGGTAAGCTTCGACAGCCGTCTTTTTCCTGCTGCCTGCTTCTGCTTCAGCGGACGTTTCCCATTCCAGCAGGTTTCTGCGCGTGACGGTGAGGCGTGTGAGAGTTCTGACGATGGCGTCAAGCATGACGAACGCCTTGTGGGGCAGGAACACCAGCATGACAAATACCTGCAGATGCCCCGTGACGAAAGCGTTCGCGCGCTCCTTCAAAAAGCCCTTAAGGTTGTCAGCCCTCCACACCTGGGCCAGTGAGATGAGGGTTTCGACATACGTGGGCAGCAGCAGTAGCGCAATGATGACAGCCGTCCAGTAGAGGGCGCCGCCGCGGAAGGCAAACCAGCCGGCCAGTAATAGCAGGAAGAGGTTCAACTCGATCAGGCTGCGCCTGAGATTGTCGAAGATTTTCCAGCGGGACAGGAGTGTGATTGGGTTCGGGACCCGCGCGCCAAAGAAGTCGGGCACGTGAGGCAACAGCCATCGCAGGATCTGCCAGTCGCCTCGCACCCAGCGATGCATCCGGCGCGAATAGGCGCTGAAGTGTGACGGGTAATCGTCGATCACCTCAATGTCGGAAACGAGTCCGGCTCTTCCGTATACGCCTTCAATCAGGTCATGGCTCAGTAGAGCATTGGACGGAAACCGATTGCCCAGCACTCGCTGGAAGGTTTCGACCTCATAAATTCCTTTGCCTGTAAAACTGCCTTCCCCAAACAGGTCCTGGTAGACGTCGGAGACGGCCCGCGTGTAAATATCAAACCCGGTTTCACCGGAATATATGCTCGCCAGCCGTGACTTGCGGGCGGATTCAACGCTGATTCCAATCCTGGGTTGCAGGATGCCGTAGCCCTCAACAACTGTATTTGTTTTCCTGTCAATCACGGCACGATTCAGCGGGTGAGCCAGCGCTCCGACAAGCTTGTAAGCGGTCTCCCGGGGCAGGCGCGTGTCCGAATCGAGCGTGATCACGTATCGGACCCGAGGCAGAGTGGAGAGGTCGCCGACCTTGACCGGGAAATTATCTTCCTTGCCCAGGATCAGCTTGTTCAGGTCGAGTAACTTGCCCCTTTTCCGTTCCCATCCCATCCACCTGTTTTCCTGCGGATTGTAAACACGGTGACGATGGAAGTGGAAGAAACCGCCTCGGCGCTCCTGCGCGTACTTGTCGTTGAGTTGTTCGACAAGCGAACTGCACAATGCCACCAGGTCATCGTGCTCGTCCGTGGGTTTCGAGGCGTCGGGCGAGTCCGTCAGGAGGGCGAAATGTAAATTGGGGTCGCGATTTCCCAGGTAGCGGACCTCGAGAGCCTCTACAATGTGCCGCACCTCCTTTTCGTTCAGCAGAAGGGAGGGGACCACAACGAGAGTCGAGAACTCGTCTGGAATGCCGCCGGAGAAGTCCAGCCTCGGAAGCCGGCGCGGCCGCACAAAGCGGACGGTTAGCTGGTTCATCAGACCGACTGCGGCCTGACTTGCGGGAATCAATAACAGCAGGCCCGGAATGAGAGGGATCACCGTTCCCAGGTGCCATAGCAACAGAAAGACCGCAACCAGCGTTGTGAGTTCGACGCCCGCAACATAATAGACTTCCGGCCATCCAAGGATGAGGTCGCTTATTCTCTTTGCTAACGAGGGGCGATACCCGATAACTCTTTTCAGTTTCAGGCTGCCGTGGTCCATCAGGTAATATCCGGCGCTGCTGCGGCGATCAGTGGCACGCTGATTCACTCCCCATTTCCGTTCCTTGGCTTTCCGCGCGCATAGGATGGCCCCCTTTGCAACCTCGGTTTCACTCAGCTTCGTGTGCCGGGCCAGCTCGGATACGGCGTTTCGATAGAGTTCGCGGCTTTCAAAGTCCATCCAGGGATAAGCCCCAGAGGGGTCTGACCGCAGAATGCGGTCAACGACACAGGTTGCCTCAAAAAACTCTTTCCACTCCATTTCAGAAATGTCACGAAGGCTGGTGATTATCGTCGAGGGAAGGTGAGAGTGAATCTCCGGAGAGCCATCTCCCGATGCAGGGACGGCCATAAGTTTCTCGCCTGCGATTCCAAGCTCTTCCAGCAATGCAAACTGAAGCAGAAGTTTCAGCGCCCGGAGCTCACCGATCTCGAGAGCGACCACCTGCTGAACTCCGGTGACATACTTTCCGAGCGCCTCTTCTGCAAACCGGAACTCTACCGCGGTCAGAAAGCTGCTCGCGATCTGATAGACGCGCGGAACAATTTCATCCTGCTCCGGTGAGGGTTGCAAGCCGGGCAAATCCCGCAACGATTTGAAGGCATCCCGAAATTCTTTTACAGTGCTGCGAAGAAAGCGCGCATTGTCGTGAATCCAGCGATGTTGCTCAGCGGCTGGGCTGTTTTCGGGAGTCGCCTCGCTGCGGAGCAGTAAAGTTCGCTCAACGGATGCCCGGGTCCGTTGCCAACGCGGGTTGAGGACCTTGGGACGGTTCAAGGTTCCGGCGGCAACCCATTTCCGAGCCTGATGCGTGCCGAGCGCCCGCAGCCACTCATTCCGAGATTCATTCGAAATTTCTCTGGCCTGCTCACTGTTGCCCAGGGGACGCTTCGTATCAGCGGAGCTGATGCCAGCGTCCGGGACCTTCGGGCAACCATGAGAATGCTTATCGAAGATTCGGTTCATAACAAAATCTCTTGTTTTCCACGTTACCGGTAGCTGGCGGCCTGCATTTCGAACATTCTTGAATAGCGTTCTCCGCGTGCCATCAGCTGGCTGTGGCACCCGTCCTCGACGATCTTGCCGCCTTCCAGGACAAGGATTCGGTCCGCCATGCGGACCGTGGAGAAGCGATGGGAAATCAACAGGGCGGTCTTTCCAACCGTGAGTTCGGAAAATCGCTCAAAAACTTCCCGTTCAGAACGAGCATCAAGCGCCGCCGTCGGCTCATCAAGGATTAGTAACTGCGCATCCCGGAGGTAAGCTCTTGCCAGAGCGATTTTCTGCCATTCTCCGCCGGACAGGTCCACACCGCCCTCAAACCGCCTGCCGAGCATCTGCTCGTACCGCCCCGGCAGCTTACGCAGCACGGTGTCGGCAAGGCTTTTGTGAGCGGCCATCGAGATTCGGCTGAGGTTATCGCGGTCCTCGATTTTCCCTGCGGCAATGTTGTCGCGCCCGGTCATTTCGTAACGCATGAAGTCCTGAAAGATCACCGCAATTTCCCGGTGCAGGTCTTCCAGGTCATAATCTCGAAGATCGACTCCATCCAGCAGGATTCTTCCTGCGGTCGGATCGTAGAGCCGCGTGATCAGCTTGACGAGGGTTGTTTTACCCTGCCCGTTTTCGCCCACCAGGGCCACTCGCTGGCCGGGTTCGATTCGAAGGTCAAGGCGGTCAAGAACGGCACGCCTGGTTCCGGGATAGGCAAAAGTCACCTGGTCGAACTCAAACCCCTGGCGTATGGGCCGCGGGGCCGGAATTGCATTGGGCTTGGACTGCACCCTGGGCTCGAGACGGAACAGATTCAGGAAATCGGTGAGGAACAGCGCCTGGTCGGCGATGCTTGTAAAGCTGGAGAAA from Terriglobia bacterium harbors:
- a CDS encoding glucoamylase family protein, whose product is MNRIFDKHSHGCPKVPDAGISSADTKRPLGNSEQAREISNESRNEWLRALGTHQARKWVAAGTLNRPKVLNPRWQRTRASVERTLLLRSEATPENSPAAEQHRWIHDNARFLRSTVKEFRDAFKSLRDLPGLQPSPEQDEIVPRVYQIASSFLTAVEFRFAEEALGKYVTGVQQVVALEIGELRALKLLLQFALLEELGIAGEKLMAVPASGDGSPEIHSHLPSTIITSLRDISEMEWKEFFEATCVVDRILRSDPSGAYPWMDFESRELYRNAVSELARHTKLSETEVAKGAILCARKAKERKWGVNQRATDRRSSAGYYLMDHGSLKLKRVIGYRPSLAKRISDLILGWPEVYYVAGVELTTLVAVFLLLWHLGTVIPLIPGLLLLIPASQAAVGLMNQLTVRFVRPRRLPRLDFSGGIPDEFSTLVVVPSLLLNEKEVRHIVEALEVRYLGNRDPNLHFALLTDSPDASKPTDEHDDLVALCSSLVEQLNDKYAQERRGGFFHFHRHRVYNPQENRWMGWERKRGKLLDLNKLILGKEDNFPVKVGDLSTLPRVRYVITLDSDTRLPRETAYKLVGALAHPLNRAVIDRKTNTVVEGYGILQPRIGISVESARKSRLASIYSGETGFDIYTRAVSDVYQDLFGEGSFTGKGIYEVETFQRVLGNRFPSNALLSHDLIEGVYGRAGLVSDIEVIDDYPSHFSAYSRRMHRWVRGDWQILRWLLPHVPDFFGARVPNPITLLSRWKIFDNLRRSLIELNLFLLLLAGWFAFRGGALYWTAVIIALLLLPTYVETLISLAQVWRADNLKGFLKERANAFVTGHLQVFVMLVFLPHKAFVMLDAIVRTLTRLTVTRRNLLEWETSAEAEAGSRKKTAVEAYLAFTPWFALATGISLAFLRPPALPAAAPILGLWLLAPVFTEWINHPPRRRTKPLEPQDVAFLRIASLSTWRYFREFSNAGVHWLIPDRVQQEPPAVMNVLSPTNLGILLNARLAAHHLGYLTLTELIEQTEQTINSAKRLSRFNGHFLNWYDLHTLDPLPPKFVSTVDSGNLAACLWTLKQACLGLVNEPLLSRELCQGIRDHLSLIQQIAHQKTLAPEVVLRIQEVVSWADRAGENASDWTWSLPGLHKEIQAVMDALCSNRPDGESGDQGSADDLSWWLSETLARIENVQTSVKTLAPWLLQEYRQLHLDSPGHDVSLASLPAVLPQMERELNDRSPESGTPGATDSVRSLSSLLRASLDRATNLSARLQRLAGEAEELLREMDFRFLYDQKRRLLHVGYDVEAQQHTTAVYDLLASEARTATFIAIAKGDIRQEAWFHLGRTQTLEEGTPVLVSWSGTMFEYLMPLLWMRSHSGTMLDEGMHSAVLCQQKYARRRKVPWGISEAAFSARDHKGIYQYAAFGLPGLAVDPNALEDIVIAPYASFLALLVDSTSAVRNLKLMWEKGWFGRLGFFESTDYSDSRTSGTAEGELVRCWMAHHQGMSLLAVCNLLTRSSLQRWFHLESQVMATELLLHEKVPRAAPEQLEPANPWKRSPQIPGKETSTRSALAEPAHESG
- a CDS encoding ABC transporter ATP-binding protein, which gives rise to MALQIVSALIPIGIAAVSAAIIGEVASVVTAHQHLAPKFWWLVAAEFGLALGGSVLSRMIGYCESVLADKFIRHVSIKVMSHASRLDLETYEDPDFYDKLERARVQATDRVSMISSAGRALQQFVTALTFSITICIFSPWILLLLIVGVLPAFVGESHFAFLGYSLRFRQTPARRELDYLRQLGASKESAKELKLFGLSPYLTGRYAALSDEIYTQNVSLSKRRLLASSLFSLLSATAYYGAYAFVIYRTIHGDLSLKSLIYLATAIAGASSNIQQIFSSFTSIADQALFLTDFLNLFRLEPRVQSKPNAIPAPRPIRQGFEFDQVTFAYPGTRRAVLDRLDLRIEPGQRVALVGENGQGKTTLVKLITRLYDPTAGRILLDGVDLRDYDLEDLHREIAVIFQDFMRYEMTGRDNIAAGKIEDRDNLSRISMAAHKSLADTVLRKLPGRYEQMLGRRFEGGVDLSGGEWQKIALARAYLRDAQLLILDEPTAALDARSEREVFERFSELTVGKTALLISHRFSTVRMADRILVLEGGKIVEDGCHSQLMARGERYSRMFEMQAASYR